A region of Trypanosoma brucei brucei TREU927 chromosome 1, complete sequence DNA encodes the following proteins:
- a CDS encoding hypothetical protein, unlikely (gene predicted by glimmer), producing MRLYLQGREKERKKNAERIVYEIKINEGRHVSGGCVSALPLRLCFVLFCCFHLHFWSLRSVFHASFLTLYYVSSPLPFMNLEAEK from the coding sequence ATGCGTTTGTATCTACaggggagagagaaagaaagaaagaaaaacgcgGAGAGAATAGtatatgaaataaaaataaatgaggGGCGACATGTTTCCGGTGGCTGCGTGTCGGCTCTTCCACTTCGactctgttttgttttgttttgttgttttcatcttCATTTTTGGTCCCTTCGCTCGGTTTTTCATGCCAGTTTCCTCACGTTATATTATGTTTCCTCTCCATTGCCTTTCATGAACCTCGAGGCGGAGAAATAG
- a CDS encoding calpain-like protein fragment, putative (similarity to calpain-like protein, but shorter (curated by J. Mottram)), translating into MGCGGSKTSTVEFINGQPTVQGDEIVKGFNEGNGLLFRIVKTRAGRWAYYNDTLDYDMHVKVTFSEDCRIKALGQTRLEKLESGESVATVVVKPCATELFIEGHVNGYKAKMDAIPITDGDRQ; encoded by the coding sequence atgggTTGTGGTGGCTCAAAGACTTCTACGGTTGAGTTTATTAATGGACAGCCGACTGTTCAGGGCGATGAAATTGTAAAGGGTTTTAATGAAGGAAATGGTCTCCTCTTCCGAATTGTTAAAACACGCGCTGGTCGCTGGGCGTATTATAACGATACGTTGGATTATGACATGCATGTGAAAGTTACCTTTAGCGAGGACTGCAGAATTAAGGCACTTGGACAAACGAGACTTGAGAAATTGGAAAGCGGTGAAAGTGTGGCAACTGTTGTGGTAAAACCATGCGCAACAGAATTATTTATTGAAGGACATGTGAATGGATATAAGGCAAAAATGGATGCCATTCCCATTACTGATGGAGACAGGCAATAG
- a CDS encoding hypothetical protein, unlikely (unlikely gene predicted by glimmer) produces MIERKRKRERKKERKEGGEKKMCVSVCVFSFFVFSLALLFCYVHFLFMIPHLTILLLCCCCCFFPLFFLFFLGEAINVVLFVFAHFIIIIIIIIIISRM; encoded by the coding sequence atgatagagagaaagagaaagagagaaaggaaaaaagaaaggaaggaaggaggagaaaagaaaatgtgtgtgagtgtttgtgtgttttctttttttgttttttcgttaGCGCTGTTATTTTGTTAtgttcatttcctttttatgaTTCCACACTTGaccatcctcctcctctgttgttgttgttgttttttcccccttttttttcttttttttcttggggAAGCAATtaatgttgttttgtttgtttttgcgcactttattatcattattattattattattattatttcccgCATGTGA
- a CDS encoding hypothetical protein, unlikely (unlikely gene predicted by glimmer): MCGGREGEREIYIYIYITKMAERFFKKKKTRKSLNGGFTRTRACKKKKFLIYYFLFLFFFSFFFLIICCVSPWFAWFLSSLLHLLFYRVTPLVLLFP, from the coding sequence ATGtgtggaggaagggagggagagagagaaatatatatatatatatatataacaaaaaTGGCGGAACgattctttaaaaaaaaaaagacaagaaaaagtTTAAACGGTGGGTTTACACGCACACGagcatgcaaaaaaaaaaagtttcttatttattattttttatttcttttttttttctcttttttttttttaatcatttgttgtgtttcacCGTGGTTCGCCTggtttttatcttctttgttacatttattattttatcgTGTCACACCCCTCGTCCTGTTATTTCCATAA
- a CDS encoding calpain-like protein fragment, putative encodes MGCGGSTTSVTFINGRPTVQGDEIAKGFNEGNGLLFRIVNSSTGRWAYYNDTLDYDMHVKVTFSEDCKIKALGKAKLERLSSGESVVTVVVKPCATELFIEGTVNGYKAKMDAIPITDGDRRRRGSGRK; translated from the coding sequence atgggTTGCGGTGGCTCAACGACTTCCGTCACATTCATCAACGGCCGGCCGACTGTTCAGGGCGATGAAATTGCGAAGGGTTTTAATGAAGGAAATGGTCTCCTCTTCCGAATTGTTAACTCAAGCACTGGTCGCTGGGCGTATTATAACGATACGTTGGATTATGACATGCATGTGAAAGTTACCTTTAGCGAGGACTGCAAAATTAAGGCACTTGGAAAGGCAAAGTTGGAGCGTTTGAGCTCTGGTGAAAGTGTGGTGACTGTTGTGGTAAAACCATGCGCAACAGAATTATTTATTGAAGGCACTGTGAATGGATATAAGGCAAAAATGGATGCCATTCCCATTACTGATGGAGACAGGCGCCGCAGGGGATCTGGCAGGAAATAA
- a CDS encoding hypothetical protein, unlikely (unlikely gene predicted by glimmer), whose translation MAVLLSILKKRKRGEERKRGREKRGNTGEGKGNGREGNTNEK comes from the coding sequence ATGGCCGTGTTATTAAGCAtattaaagaaaaggaagagaggagaggagaggaaaagagggagagagaaaagagggaatacAGGAGAGGGTAAGGGGAATGGAAGAGAAGGGaatacaaatgaaaaataa
- a CDS encoding hypothetical protein, unlikely (unlikely gene because of low complexity) has protein sequence MSTHTHTHIYIYRCMLICLNYKKEKKMYSHERQGGCGEVPFVYLFFLIFFSFYCYRLDIYEYLSRRVHHCAGWELRRKKKKKKGKERPRTKRCCCVLEMTEEEDMRGCSRKKK, from the coding sequence atgtctacacacacacacacacatatatatatatatagatgtaTGTTAATATGTTTaaactacaaaaaagaaaaaaaaatgtactcACATGAGAGGCAGGGGGGTTGTGGGGAAGTGCcttttgtttaccttttttttttaatttttttttcattttattgcTACCGCCTTGATATTTACGAATATCTCTCAAGGCGCGTGCATCACTGCGCTGGATGGGAactgaggaggaaaaaaaaaaagaagaaaggaaaggaaaggccACGTACAAAAAGGTGTTGTTGTGTACTTGAAATgactgaagaggaggatatgCGTGGAtgtagcagaaaaaaaaaataa
- a CDS encoding hypothetical protein (gene predicted by glimmer), with translation MLYHFFVCLLYRLGVLGCCCLYLLNIYYSSLPLAFHLLLILPPFFFCFLVFCFFVFVLLFFHLCLPAPFAMVQRLHRQIIIINNVVIMY, from the coding sequence ATGTTGTATcacttttttgtctgtttgttgtATCGTTTAGGTGTGcttggttgttgttgtttgtatttgttaaatatatattattcttcacttccccttgcctttcacctccttctcatcctcccccccttttttttttgttttttagttttttgtttttttgtatttgttttacttttcttccatcTTTGCCTGCCCGCTCCCTTTGCCATGGTACAGCGCCTACATCGAcaaattattatcatcaatAATGTTGTTATAATGTACTAA
- a CDS encoding beta tubulin — protein sequence MREIVCVQAGQCGNQIGSKFWEVISDEHGVDPTGTYQGDSDLQLERINVYFDEATGGRYVPRSVLIDLEPGTMDSVRAGPYGQIFRPDNFIFGQSGAGNNWAKGHYTEGAELIDSVLDVCCKEAESCDCLQGFQICHSLGGGTGSGMGTLLISKLREQYPDRIMMTFSIIPSPKVSDTVVEPYNTTLSVHQLVENSDESMCIDNEALYDICFRTLKLTTPTFGDLNHLVSAVVSGVTCCLRFPGQLNSDLRKLAVNLVPFPRLHFFMMGFAPLTSRGSQQYRGLSVPELTQQMFDAKNMMQAADPRHGRYLTASALFRGRMSTKEVDEQMLNVQNKNSSYFIEWIPNNIKSSVCDIPPKGLKMAVTFIGNNTCIQEMFRRVGEQFTLMFRRKAFLHWYTGEGMDEMEFTEAESNMNDLVSEYQQYQDATIEEEGEFDEEEQY from the coding sequence ATGCGCGAAATCGTCTGCGTTCAGGCTGGCCAATGCGGCAACCAGATCGGCTCAAAGTTCTGGGAGGTGATCAGTGACGAGCACGGTGTGGACCCCACAGGTACCTACCAGGGTGACTCTGACCTGCAGCTGGAGCGCATCAATGTGTACTTTGATGAGGCAACGGGAGGTCGCTATGTGCCCCGCTCCGTGCTGATTGATCTGGAGCCAGGTACAATGGACTCCGTACGTGCTGGCCCCTATGGTCAGATCTTCCGCCCCGACAACTTCATCTTTGGACAGTCTGGCGCCGGCAACAACTGGGCAAAGGGCCACTACACGGAGGGTGCGGAACTGATCGACTCTGTGCTCGATGTGTGCTGCAAGGAGGCGGAGAGCTGTGACTGCCTCCAGGGCTTCCAGATCTGCCACTCCCTTGGTGGTGGTACTGGCTCCGGCATGGGTACGCTGCTCATCTCGAAGCTTCGCGAGCAGTACCCTGACCGTATCATGATGACTTTCTCCATCATCCCATCCCCCAAGGTGTCCGACACTGTCGTCGAGCCGTACAATACGACTCTCTCCGTGCACCAACTTGTGGAAAACTCCGATGAGTCGATGTGCATtgacaacgaggcactgtaCGATATTTGCTTCCGCACCCTGAAACTGACAACACCAACGTTCGGTGACCTGAACCACTTGGTGTCTGCTGTTGTGTCCGGCGTCACCTGCTGCCTGCGCTTCCCTGGTCAGTTGAACTCTGACCTCCGTAAGTTGGCTGTGAACCTTGTCCCATTCCCGCGTCTGCACTTCTTCATGATGGGCTTCGCCCCGCTGACCAGCCGCGGCTCGCAGCAGTACCGCGGTCTCTCCGTGCCCGAGCTAACGCAGCAGATGTTCGATGCGAAAAACATGATGCAAGCTGCAGATCCTCGTCACGGCCGCTACCTGACAGCGTCTGCACTCTTCCGCGGCCGCATGTCGACGAAGGAGGTTGATGAGCAGATGCTGAACGTGCAGAACAAGAACTCGTCCTACTTCATTGAGTGGATCCCGAACAACATCAAGTCCTCTGTTTGCGATATCCCACCCAAGGGACTCAAGATGGCTGTCACCTTCATTGGCAACAACACCTGCATCCAGGAGATGTTCCGCCGTGTGGGAGAGCAGTTCACCCTCATGTTCCGTCGCAAGGCGTTCTTGCACTGGTACACTGGCGAGGGTATGGACGAGATGGAATTCACGGAGGCAGAGTCCAACATGAACGATCTCGTGTCTGAGTACCAGCAGTACCAGGATGCCACGATTGAGGAGGAGGGCGAGTTCGACGAGGAGGAGCAATACTAG